A stretch of DNA from Roseovarius sp. M141:
GATAGCGAAGCGCGCGGTCTGCTGCAAGGTCGTCGCATCCGCGCCATAGTCAGATAGCGCATCGCAGGCATCGTCAACCAGCGTGGCGGCGCGCGTCCGTGCGCCGTCCAGCCCCAGCAGCGACACGAATGTCGCCTTGCCGGCCTCTGCATCCTTGCCCACTGCCTTGCCTGCTGCGGCGGCGTCACCGGTGACGTCGATTACATCGTCATGGATCTGAAACGCCTGCCCCATCGCGGCGGCATAGCGGATCAGCGGTGCGGGGTCAGCGTCGGCCATGCGCGCGCCGACGGCCGCGCTCCACTCGAACAGGGCGCCGGTTTTACCGGCCTGAAGCGCGGTGATCCGGTCCAGCGACAGCGGCGTCTGCGCGCGCTCGGCCGCCATGTCCAGCGCCTGCCCTAATACCATGCCCTGCCCGCCGGCGGCGCGCGCAAGAGTCTGCGCCAGCTCGGCGCGTACATCGCCGCTGCCCACCTCGGGATGCACGACCAGCTGAAACGCCAGCGCCTGAAGGGCGTCGCCCGTCAACACAGCGGTCATTTCATCCCATTTGACATGCACGGTGGGCTGTCCGCGCCGCTCCGCATCGTCATCCATGCAGGGCAGATCATCATGTACAAGGCTGTAGGCATGCATCGCCTCGATCGCCGTGGCGGGCCAGATCGCCCTCGCAGCACCGACCCCATGCAGCCGCGCACCCTCCAGCACCAAAAATGCGCGCAGCCGCTTGCCGCCCTGCGTGGCATGACGCATGGCATCGCCGACATGCCCCGAATAGGGGCGCAATACCTGCGCCAGATGCGCGGCGATGTCGCGTGCGGCGGCGTCCAGTTGCGTCTGCACGGG
This window harbors:
- a CDS encoding polyprenyl synthetase family protein, which translates into the protein MQTQLDAAARDIAAHLAQVLRPYSGHVGDAMRHATQGGKRLRAFLVLEGARLHGVGAARAIWPATAIEAMHAYSLVHDDLPCMDDDAERRGQPTVHVKWDEMTAVLTGDALQALAFQLVVHPEVGSGDVRAELAQTLARAAGGQGMVLGQALDMAAERAQTPLSLDRITALQAGKTGALFEWSAAVGARMADADPAPLIRYAAAMGQAFQIHDDVIDVTGDAAAAGKAVGKDAEAGKATFVSLLGLDGARTRAATLVDDACDALSDYGADATTLQQTARFAISRHS